In one window of Poriferisphaera corsica DNA:
- a CDS encoding AIM24 family protein, with translation MTQIHAARYSLTDFVTQAQQKMHGHDLFELESQRILEVNLHDMIWTKMGSMIAYQGAVKFIREGIFEHGIRRLLKKRFSGEGTQLTKIKGRGKVYLADLGKKITALQLRDESIFVTGRDILAFEPTLQWDIRMMKKMVAMLSGDLFNVRFQGTGLLAITSYYDPMVLIVEPHTPVFTDPNATIAWSGSLTPKLKADISIKTLVGRTSGETLQMKFEGSGFVIVQPLHEFYRK, from the coding sequence ATGACTCAAATCCATGCGGCTCGTTACTCGCTCACGGACTTCGTTACACAAGCTCAACAAAAAATGCATGGCCATGATTTGTTTGAACTTGAATCTCAACGCATTCTTGAGGTGAACCTTCACGATATGATCTGGACCAAAATGGGTTCGATGATCGCATATCAAGGAGCCGTCAAGTTCATCCGAGAGGGGATCTTTGAGCACGGCATACGTCGTCTTCTTAAAAAACGCTTCTCAGGCGAAGGCACACAACTCACCAAAATCAAAGGCCGAGGTAAAGTGTATCTTGCCGATCTCGGTAAAAAAATAACCGCATTGCAACTCCGCGATGAATCTATATTCGTCACCGGCCGCGATATTCTCGCCTTTGAACCCACCTTGCAATGGGATATCAGAATGATGAAAAAGATGGTCGCAATGCTCTCCGGCGATCTCTTCAATGTCCGCTTCCAAGGCACCGGACTTCTTGCCATAACTTCCTATTACGATCCTATGGTTCTGATTGTTGAACCACATACACCTGTGTTTACTGATCCAAATGCCACCATCGCTTGGTCCGGCAGCCTTACGCCAAAACTCAAAGCTGACATCTCAATCAAAACACTCGTCGGCCGTACTTCAGGTGAAACGCTACAAATGAAGTTCGAAGGATCTGGTTTCGTGATCGTGCAGCCGTTACATGAGTTTTATCGTAAATGA
- a CDS encoding disulfide bond formation protein B encodes MQRIAMPPQPPPLKPSQVLNLILLTLTLIVLLLPLAFQFSMREIPCPLCLLQRFALLGVALGPILNLRFQTHPRHYAISLFSALFGITIATRQILLHILPSTPTFGSPILSLHFYTWSFLLFTIIILILAVIFFLDNHTNPPPPSRHTSPTHPSSTTTISTPFRTLPRITQTLFIATLLITLFYTYTTYRICHFSPCPPSPTEKFTTPIE; translated from the coding sequence ATGCAACGAATCGCCATGCCTCCCCAACCCCCACCCCTAAAACCTTCCCAAGTCCTCAATCTCATTCTCCTCACCCTCACGCTCATCGTCCTCCTCCTCCCGCTCGCCTTCCAATTCTCAATGCGCGAAATCCCCTGCCCGCTCTGCCTCCTCCAGCGTTTCGCCCTCCTCGGCGTCGCCCTCGGCCCAATCCTCAACCTCCGATTCCAAACCCACCCCCGCCATTACGCCATCTCTCTATTCAGCGCTTTGTTCGGCATCACCATCGCCACACGCCAGATCCTCCTTCACATCCTCCCCTCCACCCCAACCTTCGGCTCCCCAATCCTCTCCCTCCACTTTTATACCTGGTCATTCCTCCTCTTCACCATCATCATCCTCATCCTCGCCGTCATCTTCTTCCTCGACAACCACACCAATCCCCCCCCTCCCTCCCGCCATACTTCCCCCACACACCCCTCATCCACCACAACCATCTCCACCCCCTTCCGTACGCTCCCCCGCATCACCCAAACTCTCTTCATCGCCACCCTCCTCATCACCCTCTTCTATACCTACACCACCTATCGCATCTGCCACTTCTCCCCCTGCCCCCCATCACCTACCGAAAAATTCACCACCCCCATCGAATAA
- a CDS encoding type II secretion system protein: MKRKTAFTLIELLVVISIIALLIGILLPALGAAKRTAISIQCLSGLRQMGTAANAFAVNHEGFVPKGWHNVAAMEYLSGSGWETLGQKWSYEFPRIGFDYVLNDTMNMDGLFRCPADASEDVRIVLGDPETEFPASYRVNMSNGHEMDKLAMNIERMSHPSQAIYIVDGNSRNDAGDLSLSHHFATFESSGSWKHVSKNHDELVAFRHEGNSNSQSKSFNVNYMDGHAGSVGWGESWESFGKSANGFDKNLWRSEYIELKYTGAVGSVPLNFE; this comes from the coding sequence ATGAAAAGAAAAACAGCTTTCACATTAATTGAACTATTAGTTGTCATATCAATAATCGCATTGCTTATTGGCATACTATTGCCAGCATTGGGAGCTGCAAAAAGAACTGCAATCTCCATTCAATGTCTTTCTGGTTTGAGGCAGATGGGGACAGCCGCGAATGCATTTGCTGTAAATCATGAGGGATTTGTGCCCAAAGGATGGCACAATGTAGCGGCAATGGAGTACCTTTCTGGGAGTGGATGGGAAACGCTCGGCCAGAAATGGAGTTATGAGTTTCCGCGTATAGGCTTTGATTATGTGCTAAATGATACGATGAATATGGATGGTCTTTTTCGGTGTCCAGCCGACGCCTCGGAAGACGTCCGTATTGTTCTTGGCGATCCTGAGACAGAATTTCCTGCTTCGTACCGTGTAAATATGAGTAATGGCCACGAGATGGACAAGCTCGCAATGAATATTGAAAGAATGAGTCACCCTTCCCAAGCAATCTATATCGTGGATGGAAACTCACGTAATGATGCAGGGGATCTAAGTCTTTCACACCATTTTGCTACCTTTGAATCATCGGGCTCATGGAAGCATGTGTCCAAGAATCATGACGAGCTTGTTGCCTTTCGTCATGAGGGGAACAGTAATAGCCAATCGAAAAGCTTCAATGTGAATTATATGGATGGCCATGCAGGATCTGTTGGTTGGGGTGAATCATGGGAGTCGTTCGGCAAATCGGCGAATGGTTTTGATAAGAACTTATGGCGATCAGAATATATTGAGCTTAAATATACAGGTGCAGTTGGTAGTGTGCCATTGAATTTTGAGTAA
- a CDS encoding tRNA threonylcarbamoyladenosine dehydratase: MEDRFARTRRMIGDQGVEQLQNSFVVVIGLGAVGSFAAEALVRAGIGHIRLVDFDTVSPSNLNRQLYALESTIGQKKTEVARTRCLDINRACNVEMMDCFFNDETADDVLGDLVSKDFGGSSLVIDAIDSLWPKIELAWQCYDRGLRLVSSMGAAMRWDSDAVHVSRAKKTRRCGLAKDLRKQLRKRHREEVEAGRCWRQEGVCEHWCVWSDELMSEVKDERMADIDAKGELKHRTMGSLPTLTGMFGLRCAHVGLELLLGQRED, encoded by the coding sequence ATGGAAGATCGCTTTGCGAGAACAAGAAGGATGATTGGCGATCAGGGGGTTGAACAATTACAAAACAGCTTTGTCGTTGTGATCGGCCTTGGCGCCGTTGGCAGCTTCGCCGCCGAGGCGCTCGTCCGCGCGGGGATCGGGCATATTCGGCTTGTGGATTTTGACACAGTTTCGCCCAGCAACCTGAATCGGCAGTTGTACGCACTGGAAAGCACGATCGGTCAAAAGAAAACCGAGGTCGCGCGCACACGGTGTTTGGATATCAATCGTGCGTGCAATGTCGAGATGATGGATTGTTTTTTTAATGACGAGACTGCGGATGATGTTTTGGGGGATTTGGTGTCCAAGGACTTTGGGGGTAGCTCGCTTGTCATTGATGCGATCGATTCGCTTTGGCCGAAGATCGAGTTGGCGTGGCAGTGTTATGATCGGGGTTTGCGATTGGTGTCGAGTATGGGGGCTGCAATGCGCTGGGATTCGGATGCGGTGCATGTGAGCCGCGCGAAGAAAACACGGCGATGCGGGCTGGCGAAGGATTTACGTAAACAATTACGAAAACGGCATCGAGAAGAAGTTGAAGCGGGGCGATGTTGGCGGCAAGAGGGGGTGTGCGAACATTGGTGCGTATGGTCGGATGAATTAATGAGTGAGGTAAAGGATGAACGGATGGCGGATATTGATGCGAAGGGTGAATTGAAACATCGGACGATGGGGAGTTTGCCAACGCTGACGGGGATGTTTGGGCTCAGGTGTGCGCATGTGGGATTGGAATTGCTTTTGGGGCAGCGGGAAGATTGA
- a CDS encoding DUF1294 domain-containing protein produces MSTHSWIDIAIASVLFALNTIAFLTYGYDKWRAIRDANKSHSERINEKTLHKYMLFAPLGSALGMLIWRHKTSKWSFKWRAILFFILGALLYIALFAALTYATNHFL; encoded by the coding sequence ATGTCAACGCACTCATGGATAGACATCGCAATCGCTTCCGTGTTATTCGCCCTAAACACGATCGCTTTCCTCACCTATGGCTACGACAAGTGGCGCGCAATCCGTGACGCCAACAAATCCCATTCAGAACGCATCAACGAAAAAACGCTACACAAATATATGCTCTTCGCCCCCCTCGGCAGCGCGCTCGGTATGCTCATTTGGCGACATAAAACCAGCAAATGGTCATTCAAATGGCGCGCCATCCTCTTCTTCATCCTTGGCGCGTTACTTTATATTGCTCTTTTCGCCGCGCTGACTTACGCAACCAATCACTTCCTGTAA
- a CDS encoding tetratricopeptide repeat protein → MTTREQILKAIFTALRDECTNIPGLKVVTTLVVEIACLTLDKDKQLNTSLPDDQFKDLLSNLKLSAENTALAHIEIKALKCALNQAYQYTHQDLRSLQDFTEEEFQNLRIFTGDTNQRVRSLEKKIDLLLDAQQQYPTPPTSTTEIGNINVAGSQNINITNNQNITINQTPLSDASKKSIKRIFLDLLGQQDIPEWQWPDKLQEIAANYNIMVNQLAEQQANPNTDQQTKQLNQQVTTAIEQGNLHIAQTTLQNFIEKANQETKTKQLAAADALDTLADTYEIELNYNAAAQALEQALQIRKTYLDPDDPELARSMNCLGYIYHTQGQYDNALPFFEQALQIRKKFLSKDHPDTATSCNNLASLYDTQGRYEEALLLYEHALQICKQSFGEDHPDTATSCNNLASLYDTQGRYEEALLLYEHALQICKQSFGEDHPDTANSMGNLASFYYSHGHYEEALPLYEQALQIHQKFLDKNHPDTATSLNNLANLYQSQGDYVKALPLYEQALKISKNSLGKNHPDTAKSMGNLASFYYSHGHYEEALPLYEQALQIHQKFLDKNHPDTAQSLSNLAVWYCNKGQFKKALPLLEQAAQILLNTLGKNHPQTQQIIEILTYVRSQLNQNQPTT, encoded by the coding sequence ATGACCACCCGAGAGCAAATACTAAAAGCCATCTTCACCGCACTTCGCGACGAATGCACCAACATCCCCGGCCTCAAAGTCGTCACTACCCTCGTCGTCGAAATCGCCTGCCTAACCCTCGACAAAGACAAGCAGCTCAACACCTCTCTCCCCGATGACCAGTTCAAAGACTTACTCTCAAACCTCAAACTATCCGCCGAAAACACCGCCCTCGCCCACATCGAAATCAAAGCCCTCAAATGCGCCCTCAATCAAGCCTACCAATACACCCATCAAGACCTTCGCTCATTGCAGGATTTCACCGAAGAAGAATTTCAAAACCTCCGCATCTTCACCGGCGACACCAACCAACGTGTTCGATCACTCGAAAAAAAAATTGACCTGCTTCTTGATGCTCAGCAACAATATCCAACCCCGCCAACAAGTACCACAGAAATTGGCAACATCAACGTTGCCGGCAGCCAAAACATCAATATCACCAATAATCAAAACATCACAATCAATCAAACTCCATTAAGTGATGCCTCCAAAAAATCCATCAAACGCATCTTCCTCGACCTGCTCGGCCAGCAAGATATCCCAGAATGGCAATGGCCCGACAAACTCCAGGAAATCGCCGCCAACTACAATATAATGGTCAACCAATTAGCCGAACAGCAAGCCAACCCCAACACCGACCAGCAAACCAAACAACTCAACCAGCAAGTGACCACCGCCATCGAGCAAGGCAACCTCCATATCGCCCAAACCACCCTCCAAAACTTCATCGAAAAAGCAAACCAAGAAACCAAAACCAAACAACTCGCCGCCGCCGACGCCCTCGACACCCTCGCCGACACCTATGAAATCGAACTCAACTACAACGCCGCAGCCCAAGCCCTCGAACAAGCCCTCCAAATTCGCAAAACTTATCTCGATCCGGATGACCCAGAGCTAGCACGGTCAATGAATTGTTTAGGGTATATCTACCACACACAAGGCCAATACGATAATGCACTCCCATTCTTCGAGCAGGCACTACAAATCCGCAAAAAGTTCCTCAGCAAAGACCACCCCGACACCGCAACGAGTTGCAACAACCTCGCAAGTCTCTATGACACACAAGGTCGCTACGAAGAGGCCCTCCTACTGTACGAGCATGCGTTACAAATTTGCAAGCAATCCTTTGGTGAAGACCACCCCGACACCGCAACGAGTTGCAACAACCTCGCAAGTCTCTATGACACACAAGGTCGCTACGAAGAGGCCCTCCTACTTTACGAGCATGCGTTACAAATTTGCAAGCAATCCTTTGGTGAAGACCACCCCGACACCGCAAATAGCATGGGCAACCTCGCCAGCTTTTATTACTCACACGGCCACTACGAAGAGGCCCTCCCGCTCTACGAGCAAGCACTACAAATCCACCAAAAATTCCTCGATAAAAATCATCCCGACACCGCGACCAGCCTGAACAACCTCGCCAACCTTTATCAATCACAAGGCGATTATGTAAAAGCTCTCCCGCTCTACGAGCAGGCTTTAAAAATCTCCAAGAATTCTCTCGGAAAAAATCACCCCGACACTGCAAAAAGCATGGGCAACCTCGCCAGCTTTTATTACTCACACGGCCACTACGAAGAGGCCCTCCCGCTCTACGAGCAAGCACTACAAATCCACCAAAAATTCCTCGATAAAAATCATCCCGACACCGCACAAAGCCTAAGCAATCTTGCAGTATGGTACTGCAACAAAGGCCAATTCAAGAAAGCACTCCCGCTACTCGAACAAGCCGCCCAAATCCTCCTCAATACCCTCGGCAAAAACCACCCACAAACTCAGCAAATCATCGAAATCCTCACCTACGTCCGCAGCCAACTCAACCAAAATCAGCCCACCACTTAA
- a CDS encoding AIM24 family protein: MSQIDSRYSIADFIEKTKQKDRGQGLFELESERILEVNLDSMVWTKMGSMISYNGDIRFTREKILEHGIGKLLKKAVSGEGTQLTKAEGCGQLYLADEGKKISILQLENESIYVNGNDVLAFEPTLDWDIKMMKKMAAMLSGGLFNVRLEGTGLLAITSHYDPMTLLVEPGKPVITDPNATIAWSGDLMPEFKTDISVKTFFGRGSGESLQMKFEGSGFVVVQPYEEVYFQNTSST, from the coding sequence ATGTCTCAAATCGATTCACGCTACTCAATCGCTGATTTTATCGAGAAAACTAAACAAAAAGATAGAGGGCAGGGGCTGTTCGAACTTGAATCCGAACGTATCCTCGAGGTTAATCTCGATAGCATGGTCTGGACCAAGATGGGCTCCATGATCTCTTATAATGGGGACATCAGATTTACACGCGAGAAAATTCTTGAACATGGTATCGGTAAACTACTCAAAAAAGCAGTCTCAGGTGAAGGCACACAACTCACAAAAGCCGAAGGTTGTGGCCAGCTCTATCTTGCTGATGAAGGTAAAAAAATCTCAATCCTTCAGCTTGAAAATGAATCGATCTATGTGAATGGTAACGATGTGCTCGCATTCGAGCCCACGCTTGATTGGGATATCAAAATGATGAAAAAGATGGCAGCTATGCTTTCCGGCGGCCTATTCAATGTCCGTCTTGAAGGTACCGGCCTCCTCGCTATTACTTCCCATTACGACCCTATGACACTGTTAGTCGAGCCTGGTAAGCCTGTCATTACTGATCCTAACGCGACCATCGCATGGTCAGGTGACCTCATGCCCGAGTTTAAGACAGACATCTCAGTCAAAACATTCTTCGGACGTGGTTCCGGCGAATCACTACAAATGAAATTTGAAGGCTCTGGTTTCGTCGTCGTACAGCCATATGAGGAAGTTTATTTTCAGAACACCAGCTCAACCTGA
- a CDS encoding DUF4082 domain-containing protein: MKVLRDLIIRRTFSAGKKRKFVSGAMMGTIAAFTGIDSSEAASVETVLQDQVNGGAQYSIGGSSNGASVGWTFTVNSPDLIVTQLSTLTGASGNNDTISLWNLDTNELVTSVNSLANTDSWRTVELDEGVTLEEGGNYGILLTSSAGDQYRRVIESFTENSTGGDITYNNSVYNPISGAVPSSFSSLWNFPDAIGEFQWLVDFGYIDPNEAANSPDTVAVPTPAAFGLGALTLGLLGLRRGRHSRNQ, from the coding sequence ATGAAAGTTTTACGTGATTTGATTATTAGGCGTACCTTTTCTGCAGGGAAGAAAAGGAAATTTGTATCGGGGGCTATGATGGGCACAATCGCTGCTTTTACAGGCATAGACAGCTCCGAAGCGGCTAGCGTCGAGACTGTTCTTCAAGACCAAGTAAATGGTGGCGCACAATATTCCATTGGTGGGAGTTCAAACGGCGCATCTGTTGGTTGGACATTTACGGTTAATTCACCGGATTTGATTGTGACGCAACTTTCAACACTAACGGGTGCTAGTGGAAATAATGATACGATTTCTCTATGGAATCTTGATACCAATGAACTCGTTACGTCAGTTAACAGCCTTGCGAATACTGATTCTTGGCGAACCGTTGAACTTGACGAAGGTGTCACGTTAGAAGAAGGCGGGAATTACGGGATTCTTTTAACAAGCTCTGCTGGAGATCAATATCGCAGGGTTATTGAGAGCTTTACTGAAAACTCAACAGGTGGAGATATCACGTATAACAATAGTGTTTACAATCCAATCTCTGGTGCTGTCCCAAGTTCATTCAGTTCACTTTGGAACTTCCCAGATGCGATCGGTGAATTCCAATGGTTAGTAGATTTTGGGTATATTGATCCAAACGAAGCTGCTAACTCACCTGACACGGTCGCTGTACCAACACCTGCAGCATTTGGCTTGGGTGCACTGACACTTGGACTTCTTGGATTACGACGAGGACGTCATTCACGTAATCAGTAA
- a CDS encoding class I SAM-dependent methyltransferase encodes MTDTKTTKRAGKYEPFDWYRTPLYYDMIFDEGTQDEADFIEAAAELYCANRRRGASALKIMEPACGSSRLVIELAKRGHTCSGFDLEPGMIEYSKKLLKKRGLKADLSVQDMTSFKYPRTKKFDVAHCVVSTFKYLIKEADARKHLELVAESLRPGGIYILGLHLTPEDQTGKLRERWTAHRGGEHVTCNIQSWPPDYRKRTEAIRSRLIVTPLKGSSPAGTCDPRWKVAETKETKYYESSWTFRTYNLKQLKSLIRSVPAFDHLATYDFNHDITYPIEFGSQLDNVLVLQKRQPPKAES; translated from the coding sequence ATGACTGACACGAAGACGACAAAACGTGCGGGGAAGTATGAACCTTTTGATTGGTACCGCACACCCTTGTATTACGACATGATTTTTGATGAAGGTACGCAAGACGAAGCAGATTTTATTGAAGCAGCGGCGGAGCTTTACTGTGCGAATCGGCGGCGAGGTGCATCTGCACTGAAAATCATGGAGCCTGCGTGTGGATCGTCGCGGTTGGTGATTGAGTTGGCGAAACGTGGTCATACGTGCAGCGGGTTTGATCTTGAGCCGGGGATGATTGAGTACTCGAAAAAGTTGTTGAAGAAGCGGGGCTTGAAAGCGGATCTATCGGTGCAGGATATGACATCGTTCAAGTATCCGAGAACAAAAAAATTTGATGTGGCTCACTGCGTCGTTTCAACGTTCAAGTATTTAATCAAGGAAGCTGATGCGCGGAAGCATTTGGAATTGGTGGCGGAGAGTTTGCGGCCAGGCGGGATTTATATTTTGGGGTTGCATCTGACACCGGAGGATCAGACGGGGAAACTGCGTGAGCGGTGGACAGCGCATCGCGGGGGAGAGCATGTGACGTGCAATATTCAGAGCTGGCCGCCGGATTACAGGAAGCGGACGGAGGCGATTCGATCACGGCTGATCGTGACGCCGCTGAAGGGATCATCACCTGCAGGGACATGTGATCCACGGTGGAAGGTGGCTGAGACGAAAGAGACGAAGTACTACGAATCAAGCTGGACGTTTCGGACATACAACCTTAAACAGCTCAAATCGTTGATTAGGTCGGTGCCTGCGTTCGATCATTTAGCGACGTATGATTTTAATCACGATATCACGTATCCGATCGAGTTTGGGTCTCAGTTAGATAATGTACTGGTTTTGCAAAAACGTCAACCTCCGAAAGCAGAATCTTGA
- a CDS encoding aldo/keto reductase: MRYRPLGDSGIHASVIGLGTWVTGGSPIWGQEPDDSESIRAIESAIEAGINFIDTAPIYGIGKSEEIVGRAIKGKRDQVVLATKCGLRWDDATGTAFGESYGKKIFRNTRPDSIQHEIEQSLQRLGTTYIDLYQIHWPTVDHMTMPVSDTLATLTKLQDQGKIRAIGVSNLSVNELDQYLKHAHIVSNQARFSMLTQKQEEAMIEECREMHIAFIAYQPLEQGLLTGKITRETTFEDGDIRSNYDWNPWFEPTRRDHVLDILDSWQDLTHKYDCTLAQLVLAWTIEQPGVTHVLAGARNVQQAEANARGGELVLGDHDIERITTDIKSLKSLI, from the coding sequence ATGAGATACAGACCATTAGGCGATTCCGGCATACACGCTTCTGTCATCGGGCTCGGTACTTGGGTCACAGGTGGCTCTCCCATTTGGGGCCAAGAACCTGATGATAGTGAATCTATTCGAGCAATAGAGTCAGCGATCGAGGCGGGTATCAATTTCATCGATACCGCTCCCATTTACGGCATTGGCAAATCCGAAGAAATCGTTGGCCGCGCGATCAAAGGCAAACGTGATCAAGTCGTCCTCGCAACCAAATGCGGCCTCCGCTGGGATGACGCCACAGGCACAGCTTTTGGTGAAAGCTATGGCAAGAAAATATTCCGCAACACGCGCCCTGATTCCATCCAACACGAAATTGAACAATCACTCCAACGCCTTGGCACTACCTACATCGACCTATACCAAATCCATTGGCCCACCGTCGATCACATGACCATGCCCGTCTCCGATACACTCGCTACCCTCACTAAACTCCAAGATCAAGGTAAGATCCGAGCTATCGGCGTCTCCAATCTCTCCGTTAACGAACTCGACCAATACCTCAAGCACGCGCACATCGTTTCCAACCAAGCCCGTTTCTCAATGCTCACTCAAAAGCAAGAGGAAGCCATGATCGAGGAATGCCGTGAAATGCATATCGCTTTCATCGCATATCAACCCCTCGAGCAAGGCCTTCTCACAGGTAAGATCACACGCGAAACCACCTTCGAGGACGGCGATATCCGAAGCAATTACGATTGGAACCCATGGTTCGAGCCCACACGTCGCGACCATGTCCTAGACATCCTCGACTCTTGGCAAGACCTCACGCACAAATACGATTGCACCCTCGCTCAACTCGTCCTCGCCTGGACCATCGAACAGCCCGGTGTCACCCATGTCTTGGCAGGTGCCCGCAACGTCCAGCAAGCCGAAGCCAACGCCCGTGGCGGAGAACTCGTCCTCGGTGATCACGATATCGAGCGTATCACGACCGATATCAAATCCCTCAAATCCCTTATCTAA
- a CDS encoding DUF5993 family protein, protein MMLLLYILTLLTFFLACRGHYRSTIILFFISLLYASLIFAYHASSPLDIQL, encoded by the coding sequence ATGATGCTCCTCCTCTACATCCTCACCCTCCTCACCTTCTTCCTCGCATGCCGTGGCCACTACCGCTCCACCATCATCCTCTTCTTCATCTCACTCCTCTACGCATCACTCATCTTCGCCTATCACGCTTCCTCTCCCCTCGACATCCAACTCTAA
- a CDS encoding DUF2585 family protein, with protein MGLIKTTIKMWLWGIYAFAFLLVVGGMVGAMKYMGRLWWCACGQPRLWGGEVDSAHNSQHLIDWYSLSHVLHGFIFYWALSPINKIPGIKIGKRWLFLAALTIEAAWEVLENSPIVIDRYRQTVAQGYTGDTVVNSLGDLLCCALGFWIAYILGWKKTLAIFIIIELTMLYFIRDNLTLNVIMLIYPIDSITQWQLGS; from the coding sequence ATGGGCTTGATCAAAACAACAATCAAAATGTGGCTATGGGGTATCTACGCCTTTGCCTTCCTCCTCGTCGTCGGCGGCATGGTCGGCGCTATGAAATACATGGGACGACTCTGGTGGTGTGCATGTGGCCAACCTCGTCTTTGGGGAGGTGAAGTCGATTCCGCCCACAATTCACAACACCTCATCGACTGGTACTCACTCTCCCACGTCCTTCACGGTTTTATCTTCTATTGGGCGCTTAGTCCCATCAACAAAATCCCCGGCATAAAAATCGGCAAACGCTGGCTCTTCCTCGCAGCCCTCACCATTGAAGCCGCTTGGGAAGTACTAGAAAACTCACCCATTGTCATCGACCGTTACCGCCAAACCGTCGCACAAGGCTACACCGGCGATACCGTCGTCAACTCCCTCGGCGATTTACTCTGCTGCGCCCTCGGCTTTTGGATCGCCTATATTTTGGGCTGGAAAAAGACACTCGCTATCTTCATCATTATTGAACTCACAATGCTCTACTTCATCCGCGACAACCTCACCCTCAACGTTATTATGCTCATCTATCCAATCGATAGCATCACGCAATGGCAACTAGGATCTTAA
- the rpe gene encoding ribulose-phosphate 3-epimerase — protein MLNIKNKPSQPIIAVSILSADFGQMAMDCHDVINKGADALHLDVMDGHFAPNLTMGADMVKGVRKHLPDTYLDAHLMVERPQDYVEQFAKAGCNNFSFHWEVTTDNPERNNRVEGVNATDLIKQIHDLGMDAGLVINPDTPAQALEKYLDQIQVALVMSVWPGFSGQKFMPEVLAKVQWLRENGPDTMRVEMDGGVAPETVQACAQAGCDMIVSASAVFGSDDRQAVIAALHDGAKYWPAALR, from the coding sequence ATGCTCAACATCAAGAACAAGCCGTCGCAGCCCATCATCGCCGTCTCCATTCTCTCCGCCGACTTCGGTCAGATGGCCATGGACTGTCATGACGTCATCAATAAAGGTGCCGACGCACTTCACCTCGATGTCATGGACGGCCACTTCGCCCCTAATCTCACGATGGGTGCTGATATGGTCAAAGGTGTTCGCAAGCACCTCCCCGATACCTACCTAGACGCCCATCTCATGGTCGAGCGTCCCCAGGATTACGTTGAGCAATTCGCCAAAGCAGGCTGCAATAACTTCTCTTTCCACTGGGAAGTCACAACCGACAATCCCGAACGCAACAATCGCGTTGAAGGCGTTAACGCCACCGACCTCATCAAGCAGATCCATGACCTTGGCATGGATGCGGGTCTGGTCATTAACCCCGACACTCCCGCACAAGCACTCGAAAAATACCTCGATCAGATCCAAGTTGCCCTTGTCATGAGCGTTTGGCCCGGGTTCAGCGGTCAAAAGTTCATGCCCGAAGTCCTCGCCAAAGTGCAATGGCTTCGTGAAAATGGCCCCGATACCATGCGCGTCGAGATGGATGGCGGCGTCGCTCCCGAAACCGTTCAAGCCTGTGCCCAAGCTGGCTGCGACATGATCGTTAGCGCCTCCGCAGTCTTCGGCTCCGACGACCGCCAAGCCGTTATCGCCGCCCTCCATGATGGTGCAAAATACTGGCCCGCCGCGCTTCGCTAA